Part of the Mytilus trossulus isolate FHL-02 chromosome 2, PNRI_Mtr1.1.1.hap1, whole genome shotgun sequence genome is shown below.
aaattttttcgcctcgctccgctctgcaatattttaaaatcttcgccccccctttccaaaatcctggatccgcccctgaacgGTACCACCtgaataccccccccccccccctcccccccttttttttctgtCTGCAAGGTCGAGTCTGtcttttttcgtttatttgtttattgagtcccttgtgttttataaatgttaccGAAAAATATTCTTGTCTcgattttcttttgaaaaaaaatctctcATAAAACGATCACTGCAAAAAAGTGTGAatcggaaacatgattgatttgTTTGACAGATAAAATGCGGGAATGTTTTCCTTTATTCTACTTCGATCCCATATTCATCGTCGTTCATAAGCGAAGTGTAGCATTATAGTCATATTTAAGCAATAATATCAGacttaaaataacaataacttctaaatcaatttagaagcttgaaaattataaaaaaaaaatcttttatagtTCCCTAGTTCATGAAAGAAGTTCAAGATTCGCACTTTGTACACAGGAGAAGGTTTTATTAGGTTGTTCATGGCCCTTGTATTGTAGCATGATCTATCAAATTTAAGAAGAATTActtcattgctttttttttcattttaattgtaGTTGAAAATGATGTTAGGAAGAATAAGAGTAACACCAGAGGTCAATTTTGATAGCCTTAAGACGGATGAGGATAActcttttgaaaaaagaaattcattAAAGCCAAAAAACAAGACTTACAACGAGCATAATCAACTTATTGAATTAGTCTTAAAAGAGATAACCCCAAAACATGAGAAAATGGCTGTGATATAAGTGTTGGATGTGTTAAAAATCCATTTTGATGAGTGACTGAAGTTATTGTATTGGATAAtgactttaataaaatgttgtttttttaattgtcatttgttctttggttgcatttttgtttacatgatgaaaacaattggggtaattaattatattttttttttttttcagtgattCAACTATCATTTACCTGTAAGAATCAGTTATGCTACCTGTAGGacgtagtttttttatttttagttttacgaaccctcctaccctaatttttgccaaataggaaaaaaaaaaaaattaaaaatgttgattttttttttttttctcctccgacccagtgtttttcatgcaaaataaataaattttagttcataGCTGCATGAAAGAATCTAAATTTATGTTCTTGGTGATTTAGTAAGTTGTTGCACATTGATTTCAATTCAAACcttgtcaagaaaaataaaatagttgttACGCTAGTAGAAAATCTcctggtgaaataaaaaaaaaaaattttgatattgacggttggtattaaaaaaaaatcagcagcagcagcagttttttttttggttttttttcgtcCTCCTACCCattggttttgtcaaaaaaattcgtaaaactaaaaatataataactatggccttagctgtccaatatttttaagaaagaggagggctattcttaaaaatattggacagcTAAAGGTAGCATAACTGATTCTTACAGGTAAATGATAGTCCACTCACTGAAATAAAGAACAGGTAAAACAATAGAATGACGTCACAACAATGTTTTAACTTGAATAACACATCATGCACGATTCATGCATTATCCATGTCTAGCTaatgggttaaattgaagttcacatgaatacagaTTCGATGAAgtcaaattattcacttgcaaataGATTAGTCATCATCAATGTTTCTTGGTTCATTGACAATATTGAACCATATTGGTCACAAAAATCTAATAATTcactatttcattttcattaatgactgaaccaaaaaaatcatagttttatattatttttttctatatctcGTTGCTAGTGCCCCTCTAATATTGTGTCAAATATGACTTTCAAAAGTCCAATGACTGGAATGACAAACCAGATAAGTTTTTTCTAAGCCTAATAATGAGTTTACATTCACCAATCCTACAAACAGTACATGTAATGAGTTTTGTGTAATTTGATCAAAGCATTCCAGAGTTTAGGAATTgccttttattttctatgacaGTCAAAGTCCCATAACTCTAGAAAAACATTAATATCACAGCTTTCAAAATCCAACAAGATACGGTAGAGCAGCCTAAAAATAAACTTGAGACAAAAGAAGgtcaatataatttaaatagattattttcatataacaaATGTTTGACCTGCGAGTTTATAATTTATCGACAGGTTACCTTCTctgttttgacattttggtGCTAGGCCTAAATTGACTTTATCCtaagggctgttccagaaaatactatgtccccccCAGGGACGGcccttttttttaacccccaccacccacagaaataaaatttaattagaacAGCACTCCCTTTgcattttggtatttcaaatacaaccacccacataatatttaaaaaatttgccTTCCCTGGGAgggacatagtattttctggaacagccctaaAAGATTTGATAGCAATTGCAAGCTGACGATTGGGACGGAATCTTTTACGTTTTCTACAAAAAGCAAATCTCAATAGAATAAGTTAAGTAACATGTTGAAAAACCATAAACTCCCAGATTCAAATGTCAGTAATAAAAAATGGTCTACTCCATTCACATGATAATCACTATAAGGGAAGAGatgttttgtatcttttttgAAAGTCAAATCCTATTCTTGTTTTATCCCTTATATGATATCTAATAAATCTAAATTctatttaagtttttattataCTAAACTAACAAATATCACAAATACTTTTTAATTTggatacaaaataataattttttctttacaattgtCACATGATAAATTGTTTCTGCTTAGTCAACAAATGTATCAAGGCTGATGGAATGCACATGGAAATCTCTTATGCCTGTAAGTATCCACTGAAAttagaaataatacaaaattatcaaatgtGATGATGTAACATACACAATTATCAATTGTGGTAATAAGACGCCATACCCTCTCCGGCAATCACATTTCCATGTTCATTTAACTATGAAATGTAGGTCAAAACTATATttggcatatatttttttattttttacaacatTATAATCACATCTACTAAGTAATAATTGATGTGACCGAACTTCATGATGAACTACATTAAATCATTCattaaatcaaaacttaaaacCTGATATAGACCCAACAGACACACAAAATGCACACAGATATGCTAACAGATAACAAATTTTACAGATCTTCTAGCTCTTCTGAATCACCTGAAATTACTGAAGTTGAAGGTGGGTGCTTAGTCTTTGTATTTTGTGGACTTTTATATAAGCAAGAAGATGTAATACATGATCTCCAATGAaataactatccaccagagttcaaatgaagtagTTTATTTGCTATTGATGAAAGTTTTGTAGTACaagtattcaaatatatattgtttcttATGTAACCATGTTGTGCATCATgattcatatatatttgatctttttacataattttatatgatttctttTCTACTCAATATCATCATCAtaccaagaaaaataaatgaaagaggTACatataaatcagaaaaaaaaatcattatcaattttcaatttcagagagaaattctacatttttttttttgttccaaCAACATTCCAGCAAATATTTGTGCATACATGTTTGTGAAATACTACATTTTGTAGATGAATATAATAAGCCATAAATATATCATACTTACGGTAATTTCATTCTCATGAAAACTCTTGACATGAAAAATGATATTAATATTGCTGCAAATCCAATGGATAAAAGAAGGATTCTGTTTAATCTTGGCATACTTGGTTTATTCGTTTGGTCTAAAACAACAAAACCTAGTCCTCCTAAAGTAAACAAAAAGGCAGAAGCTAATCCTTCCATTATATACTGTCCATTTACTCTGTGTGGCATGAATGCTacctaaaaaagaaaatatgtgaAACTTTAATTAGACACTGTCCATTTACTCTGTGTGGCATGAATGCtacctaaaaataaaaatttgtgaaacTTCCATTAGACATCTAATAATTGAATgccatttaaaatataatttttgctTTG
Proteins encoded:
- the LOC134707317 gene encoding oligosaccharyltransferase complex subunit ostc-B-like, yielding MEAVYALPYQLLVCPNLKLKRPTWLRQPSAMTMFAFVLVSYFLVTGGIIYDVIVEPPSIGSTTDERGNSKPVAFMPHRVNGQYIMEGLASAFLFTLGGLGFVVLDQTNKPSMPRLNRILLLSIGFAAILISFFMSRVFMRMKLPGYLQA